One Halolamina litorea genomic window carries:
- a CDS encoding helix-turn-helix transcriptional regulator, producing MRNVVVVALLLVAAISGVAGAQEAPSVANATTTFDAELRANGDADWTVTTVVPIDTAEERDAFRDYGERFVAGDGAAGPGIAFFERAAELASTAAGREMTITGVERDYTVGTDAGRLELRFRWTSFLAASGDGYELSDALLTSDGTWLRSLEAGQEIRIHTPPGYDIQRSIEARQENDSLVVAGPESFEPTEFAVVYRPADPASPPTDTASPTPVAPTPDEGIDGAVVGLVGLLALAVAVLAVWRWRGGESIAGIEDGGSPDGDAAAEPAPEEPEPDPAIDPELLSDEERVEALLEQNGGRMRQAAIVEETDWSDAKVSQLLSRMADDGEIEKLRLGRENVISLPNGEDEP from the coding sequence ATGCGGAACGTCGTCGTCGTCGCCCTCCTGCTAGTCGCTGCGATCTCCGGTGTAGCGGGTGCACAGGAGGCTCCGTCCGTCGCCAACGCGACGACCACGTTCGACGCGGAACTCCGGGCCAACGGCGACGCCGACTGGACCGTCACCACCGTGGTCCCCATCGACACGGCCGAAGAACGCGACGCCTTCCGGGACTACGGCGAGCGCTTCGTCGCCGGTGACGGCGCCGCGGGGCCGGGGATCGCGTTCTTCGAGCGGGCCGCCGAACTGGCGTCGACGGCCGCCGGCCGTGAGATGACGATCACCGGCGTGGAGCGTGACTACACCGTCGGCACCGACGCGGGCCGCCTCGAACTCCGCTTCCGGTGGACGAGCTTCCTCGCCGCGTCCGGCGACGGCTACGAGCTTTCCGATGCACTGCTGACGAGTGACGGCACGTGGCTCCGCTCGCTCGAGGCCGGACAGGAGATCCGGATCCACACGCCGCCGGGCTACGACATCCAGCGGAGCATCGAGGCTCGACAGGAGAACGACTCGCTCGTGGTCGCCGGCCCCGAGTCGTTCGAGCCGACGGAGTTTGCGGTCGTCTACCGGCCCGCCGACCCCGCCAGCCCGCCGACGGACACGGCCTCCCCGACCCCGGTGGCGCCGACGCCCGACGAGGGCATCGACGGCGCGGTCGTCGGCCTGGTCGGCCTGCTCGCGCTCGCCGTCGCCGTGCTCGCGGTGTGGCGCTGGCGCGGCGGCGAATCGATCGCTGGGATCGAGGACGGTGGCTCGCCGGACGGGGACGCGGCGGCCGAGCCGGCACCCGAGGAGCCCGAACCGGACCCCGCGATCGACCCGGAACTCCTCTCAGACGAGGAGCGCGTCGAGGCGCTGCTCGAACAGAACGGGGGCCGGATGCGGCAGGCCGCCATCGTCGAGGAGACTGACTGGTCGGACGCCAAGGTCTCTCAGCTGCTCTCCCGGATGGCCGACGACGGGGAGATCGAGAAACTCCGCCTCGGCCGCGAGAACGTCATCTCGTTGCCCAACGGCGAGGACGAACCGTAG
- a CDS encoding electron transfer flavoprotein subunit beta/FixA family protein, whose amino-acid sequence MKILVTVKEVAAVEDDFEIDGLAIDERYLEYDLNEWDDYAVEAAVQIAEAADEDVEVVAATIGPERSEETIRMALAKGADRAVRVWDDAIAEQSLLDVDAKVSVFEQVVAEEDPDLVLTGVQAADDAFGATGVALANRVGYQWAAVVNDLDYAAGDETATVRRELEGGVEEITEIDLPAVLSIQTGINEPRYASLRGIRQAQQKEIAPRDLSDLGLDAESVDGALELVDMYEPESESDATLFEGSAEDTAAELASVLRDKGVVGE is encoded by the coding sequence ATGAAGATTCTGGTGACCGTCAAGGAGGTGGCGGCCGTCGAGGACGACTTCGAGATCGACGGACTGGCCATCGACGAGCGGTACCTCGAGTACGACCTCAACGAGTGGGACGACTACGCCGTCGAGGCGGCCGTACAGATCGCCGAAGCGGCCGACGAGGACGTGGAGGTCGTCGCCGCCACGATCGGCCCCGAGCGAAGCGAGGAGACCATCCGGATGGCGCTGGCGAAGGGCGCCGACCGCGCGGTCCGTGTCTGGGACGACGCCATCGCCGAGCAGTCGCTGCTCGACGTGGACGCGAAGGTCAGCGTGTTCGAGCAGGTCGTCGCCGAGGAGGACCCCGACCTCGTCCTGACGGGCGTGCAGGCCGCCGACGACGCCTTCGGGGCGACCGGCGTCGCGCTGGCCAACCGCGTGGGCTACCAGTGGGCGGCGGTCGTCAACGACCTCGACTACGCCGCCGGCGACGAGACGGCGACGGTTCGACGGGAACTGGAGGGCGGCGTCGAGGAGATCACCGAGATCGACCTCCCGGCCGTGCTCTCGATCCAGACCGGCATCAACGAGCCCCGCTACGCGAGCCTCCGCGGTATCCGACAGGCCCAACAGAAGGAGATCGCGCCGCGTGACCTGAGCGACCTCGGCCTCGACGCCGAGAGCGTTGACGGCGCGCTGGAACTGGTCGACATGTACGAACCCGAGAGCGAGTCCGACGCGACCCTCTTCGAGGGGAGCGCCGAGGACACCGCCGCGGAGTTGGCTTCCGTGCTGCGGGACAAGGGGGTGGTCGGCGAATGA
- a CDS encoding electron transfer flavoprotein subunit alpha/FixB family protein: MSDVLFVAEHRRGELRDVSYEGITAGRELADELGGDFHVAVVSGGVEAFAESLNTPEVDAIHTVDAGEEFDHDTYTAATEALHAEIDPAALVLPNSVNGLDYAPAVADELGLPYATDAVGIEYDGGLTVTREMYGSKVETTVDVAGDQFVVSIRGGEWAAASGAGDAEVSAFDFDESGVADGSRVQGFEEVGGGDVDIGDAEFLVSIGRGIEEEENLDLIRDLCDATGATLSSSRPIVDNGWLPKNRQVGQSGKQVTPKVYLAIGISGAVQHVAGMKGAETIIAINSDPNAPIFDIADYGIVGDLFDVVPALIEQFD; this comes from the coding sequence ATGAGCGACGTTCTGTTCGTCGCCGAACACCGCCGCGGCGAACTCCGTGACGTGAGCTACGAGGGGATCACCGCCGGCCGCGAACTGGCCGACGAACTCGGTGGCGACTTCCACGTCGCCGTGGTCTCCGGCGGCGTCGAGGCGTTCGCCGAGTCCCTCAACACGCCGGAAGTGGACGCCATCCACACCGTCGACGCCGGCGAGGAGTTCGATCACGACACCTACACGGCAGCGACCGAGGCGCTCCACGCCGAGATCGACCCGGCCGCGCTGGTGCTGCCGAACTCGGTCAACGGCCTCGACTACGCCCCGGCGGTCGCCGACGAACTCGGCCTGCCGTACGCCACCGACGCGGTGGGGATCGAGTACGACGGCGGCCTGACCGTCACCCGCGAGATGTACGGCTCGAAGGTCGAGACGACCGTCGACGTGGCCGGCGACCAGTTCGTCGTCAGCATCCGCGGCGGCGAGTGGGCCGCCGCGAGCGGCGCCGGCGACGCCGAGGTCTCGGCGTTCGACTTCGACGAGTCCGGCGTGGCCGACGGCTCCCGCGTGCAGGGGTTCGAGGAGGTCGGCGGCGGCGACGTGGACATCGGCGACGCGGAGTTCCTGGTCTCCATCGGCCGCGGAATCGAGGAGGAGGAGAACCTCGACCTGATCCGCGACCTGTGTGACGCCACCGGCGCGACGCTCTCCTCGTCCCGGCCCATCGTCGACAACGGCTGGCTCCCCAAGAACCGACAGGTCGGCCAGTCCGGCAAGCAGGTGACGCCGAAGGTCTACCTCGCCATCGGTATCTCCGGGGCGGTCCAGCACGTCGCCGGGATGAAGGGCGCCGAGACGATCATCGCGATCAACAGCGACCCGAACGCGCCGATCTTCGACATCGCCGACTACGGGATCGTCGGCGACCTGTTCGACGTGGTGCCGGCCCTGATCGAGCAGTTCGACTGA
- the ahaH gene encoding ATP synthase archaeal subunit H, which translates to MPRPEVLDRIKEAEADADEILEEARREKEETIADARERATEIRREAEEEAAELEEERLEEARAEIEREKEEIIRDGEDEREALVEQAEGNIEEAVDYAVDQFEEAVHAQT; encoded by the coding sequence ATGCCCAGACCGGAAGTTCTTGACCGGATCAAGGAGGCGGAGGCGGACGCCGACGAGATCCTCGAGGAGGCTCGCCGGGAGAAAGAGGAGACCATCGCCGACGCCCGCGAGCGGGCGACCGAAATCCGGCGGGAGGCCGAAGAGGAAGCAGCCGAACTCGAGGAGGAGCGCCTCGAGGAGGCCCGCGCGGAGATCGAACGCGAGAAGGAGGAGATCATCCGCGACGGCGAGGACGAGCGGGAGGCGCTCGTCGAACAGGCCGAAGGCAACATCGAGGAGGCCGTCGACTACGCGGTCGACCAGTTCGAGGAGGCGGTGCATGCTCAGACCTAA
- a CDS encoding V-type ATP synthase subunit I — translation MLRPKQMSKLSVTGSKQVMGSVVELVHDRNVVDVSEYDGSWDGFQPGNPEAEAEEASEQLVTIRSIKSILGVDDDDADGSRSVSDADIDAELPEIRQRVNELDDRRDELREELRGVEERLDAVEPFVDLGIDLNLLSGYDSLEVAVGYGDERSVERELLDADGIRQYEIFTGDDVMAVFVYPSKHAEGVLDDALVGAAFTSLDVPDSEVAPESYVRELESEKQRIESDIEEIESTFADLERDHAPFLLAAEEQLMIEVQKAEAPLSFATTKSAFVAEGWVPTEEYEGIAAALKDELGDRIEVEEVERAQFKSDGDAVHEHGEAVADGGTTIGRDDPPVVQDNNGLVRPFEVLVNAIGRPNYSEFDPTALVFLTFPLLFGFMIGDLGYGLIYTAIGGALYTQFDSPAFKSMGGVTIAAGLSTAVFGVLYGEVFGLHILGDMLFGHSGPPLRKGLQPAYSYWVPAWIVVSALAALVHLNIGYVLGFIEELQFHGIKEAVYEKGSWILAMNGLWLFILSTWFQGSKPDFLFTAFDSGSEAAFALGFTGLPVVVGQAGIGLFLLGFLLLFIGAPGEAVEIFDALVNVLSYARLAAVLLAKAGMAFAVNLFFFGVYVDEKGGYHYGVGGMPDAQAVANLAQGETLSYHGYEVTSIMFGGLYHGEAASLILGIVVLVLGHLLVLALGVTSAGLQAVRLEYYEFFSKFFDGGGRAYEPFGYERKHSRQE, via the coding sequence ATGCTCAGACCTAAGCAGATGAGCAAGCTCTCGGTGACTGGCTCCAAGCAGGTCATGGGGTCGGTCGTCGAGCTCGTCCACGATCGCAACGTCGTCGACGTCTCCGAGTACGACGGCTCGTGGGACGGCTTCCAGCCCGGGAACCCCGAGGCGGAAGCCGAGGAAGCGTCCGAACAACTCGTGACGATCCGCTCGATCAAGAGTATCCTCGGCGTCGACGACGACGACGCGGACGGGAGCCGGTCGGTGTCCGACGCGGACATCGACGCCGAACTCCCCGAGATCCGTCAGCGGGTCAACGAACTCGACGATCGGCGTGACGAACTCCGCGAGGAGCTTCGTGGGGTCGAGGAGCGCCTCGACGCCGTCGAGCCGTTCGTCGACCTCGGGATCGACCTGAACCTGCTCTCGGGCTACGACAGCCTCGAAGTCGCCGTCGGCTACGGCGACGAGCGATCCGTCGAACGCGAACTGCTGGACGCCGACGGCATCCGGCAGTACGAGATCTTCACCGGCGACGACGTGATGGCGGTGTTCGTCTACCCGAGCAAGCACGCCGAGGGCGTCCTCGACGACGCGCTCGTCGGTGCGGCGTTCACGAGCCTCGACGTGCCCGACTCGGAGGTCGCTCCGGAGTCCTACGTCCGGGAACTCGAGAGCGAGAAACAGCGCATCGAGTCCGACATCGAGGAGATCGAGTCGACGTTCGCCGACCTCGAACGGGACCACGCCCCGTTCCTGCTCGCCGCCGAGGAGCAGTTGATGATCGAGGTCCAGAAGGCCGAAGCGCCGCTCTCCTTTGCGACGACGAAAAGCGCGTTCGTCGCCGAAGGCTGGGTCCCCACCGAGGAGTACGAGGGGATCGCGGCGGCGCTGAAGGACGAACTGGGCGACCGTATCGAGGTCGAGGAGGTCGAGCGCGCACAGTTCAAGTCCGACGGTGACGCGGTCCACGAGCACGGCGAGGCCGTCGCCGACGGCGGGACGACGATCGGTCGGGACGACCCCCCGGTCGTGCAGGACAACAACGGGCTGGTCCGTCCCTTCGAGGTGCTGGTGAACGCGATCGGTCGACCCAACTACAGCGAGTTCGACCCGACCGCGCTGGTGTTCCTCACCTTCCCGCTGCTGTTCGGGTTCATGATCGGCGACCTCGGATACGGCCTGATCTACACCGCGATCGGTGGGGCCCTCTACACGCAGTTCGACAGTCCGGCGTTCAAGAGCATGGGCGGCGTGACGATCGCCGCGGGGCTCTCGACGGCGGTGTTCGGCGTGCTGTACGGCGAAGTGTTCGGGCTGCACATCCTGGGCGACATGCTGTTCGGTCACAGCGGCCCGCCGCTGCGGAAGGGGCTCCAGCCGGCCTACAGCTACTGGGTTCCCGCGTGGATCGTCGTTAGCGCGCTCGCCGCGCTGGTCCACCTGAACATCGGCTACGTGCTCGGCTTCATCGAGGAACTGCAGTTCCACGGCATCAAGGAAGCAGTCTACGAGAAGGGTTCGTGGATCCTCGCGATGAACGGCCTCTGGCTGTTCATCCTCAGCACGTGGTTCCAGGGCTCGAAGCCCGACTTCCTGTTCACGGCGTTCGACAGCGGTTCCGAGGCGGCGTTCGCGCTCGGCTTCACCGGGCTGCCGGTCGTCGTCGGACAGGCCGGTATCGGCCTGTTCCTGCTCGGGTTCCTGCTCCTGTTCATCGGGGCGCCCGGCGAGGCAGTCGAGATCTTCGACGCGCTGGTGAACGTGCTCTCGTACGCCCGACTCGCGGCGGTGCTGCTGGCGAAGGCGGGGATGGCCTTTGCGGTCAACCTCTTCTTCTTCGGCGTCTACGTCGACGAGAAGGGTGGCTACCACTATGGGGTCGGCGGCATGCCCGACGCACAGGCGGTCGCGAACCTCGCACAGGGTGAGACGCTCAGCTACCACGGCTACGAAGTGACCAGCATCATGTTCGGCGGGCTCTACCACGGTGAGGCGGCCTCGCTGATCCTCGGGATCGTCGTTCTGGTGCTCGGCCACCTGCTCGTGCTCGCGCTGGGTGTGACCAGCGCTGGCCTGCAGGCGGTCCGTCTGGAGTACTACGAGTTCTTCTCGAAGTTCTTCGACGGCGGCGGGCGTGCCTACGAACCGTTCGGCTACGAACGGAAACACAGCCGACAGGAGTAG
- a CDS encoding F0F1 ATP synthase subunit C — MFEITPQLASLALQENAILTGTGAAAIGVGLAALGAGYAERGIGSAAVGAVAEDDSLFVQALILTVLPETILIFALVAMILAA; from the coding sequence ATGTTCGAAATCACACCCCAACTCGCAAGCCTCGCACTGCAGGAAAACGCGATCCTCACCGGTACTGGCGCAGCCGCCATCGGTGTCGGCCTCGCCGCGCTCGGCGCCGGCTACGCCGAGCGAGGTATCGGTTCTGCCGCCGTCGGCGCCGTCGCTGAGGACGACAGCCTCTTCGTGCAGGCACTCATCCTGACTGTCCTGCCGGAGACGATCCTCATCTTCGCGCTGGTCGCCATGATCCTGGCAGCGTAA
- a CDS encoding V-type ATP synthase subunit E, protein MSLETVVEDVRDEARARAEEIREEGESRADEIISEAEADAEEIVQQREEEVEAQIDEEREQALSSAKLTAKQKRLEARRDVLEQVRDGLEDRVAEVDGERREELTRSLIDAAAEEFDDDATVEVYGRESDEELLTDLLADYEGWSFAGTEDCLGGVVVESESSRVSVDNTFDSVIAEVWDDELKHISERLFEE, encoded by the coding sequence ATGAGCTTGGAAACCGTCGTTGAGGACGTTCGAGACGAAGCCCGCGCGCGTGCCGAGGAGATACGCGAAGAGGGCGAGAGCCGGGCCGACGAGATCATCTCGGAGGCGGAGGCAGACGCCGAAGAGATCGTCCAACAACGCGAGGAGGAAGTCGAAGCACAGATCGACGAGGAGCGCGAGCAGGCGCTCTCGAGTGCGAAACTCACGGCAAAGCAGAAGCGCCTCGAAGCACGTCGTGACGTGCTGGAACAGGTCCGCGACGGCCTCGAGGACCGCGTCGCCGAGGTCGACGGCGAGCGCCGCGAGGAGCTGACCCGTTCGCTGATCGACGCCGCGGCCGAGGAGTTCGACGACGACGCGACCGTCGAGGTCTACGGCCGCGAATCCGACGAGGAGCTGCTGACCGACCTGCTCGCCGACTACGAGGGCTGGTCGTTCGCCGGCACCGAGGACTGCCTCGGTGGCGTCGTCGTCGAGAGCGAGAGCTCCCGAGTCAGCGTGGACAACACCTTCGACTCCGTGATCGCGGAGGTCTGGGACGACGAACTCAAACACATCAGCGAACGCCTCTTCGAAGAATGA
- a CDS encoding V-type ATP synthase subunit C: MSATGSSNPEYVNARVSARRAKLFDEEDYRKLLRMRPDEISRYMEESTYQGPINRLGSRFSGVDLIEYALNAGLAETFDEMLAWADGTLYEQIARYLRKFDAWNVKTAVRGVYADTDPEAIDDDLIRAGEFDDDLLDRLVDAESIDAIVDLLEGTMFGEPLAAAADEYEESGTLVALENAIDRAYYENLFEGVTTAGAGPGSAYAEFLQAEIDFRNARNALRLARSGAEIDPAEYFIEGGTLFTPEQLSTLSRNRDQLVDVIRESRYGDELSAALDELAEVDSLIGFEQALEGALLEHSRNAAHAHPMSVCPVIAFVLAKEREADNIRAIARGTEAGLDPDEIRAELVVR; the protein is encoded by the coding sequence ATGAGCGCAACCGGCAGTTCCAACCCGGAGTACGTCAACGCTCGCGTGAGCGCCCGGCGTGCGAAGCTGTTCGACGAGGAGGACTACCGGAAGCTGCTGCGGATGCGCCCAGACGAGATCTCCCGCTACATGGAGGAGTCGACCTACCAGGGGCCGATCAACCGACTGGGTTCGCGGTTCTCGGGCGTCGACCTGATCGAGTACGCCCTGAACGCGGGGCTGGCAGAGACGTTCGACGAGATGCTCGCGTGGGCCGACGGTACCCTGTACGAGCAGATCGCTCGCTACCTGCGGAAGTTCGACGCGTGGAACGTCAAGACGGCCGTGCGTGGCGTCTACGCGGACACCGACCCGGAGGCGATCGACGACGACCTGATCCGCGCCGGGGAGTTCGACGACGACCTCCTCGACCGCCTCGTCGACGCCGAGAGCATCGACGCCATCGTCGACCTGCTCGAGGGCACGATGTTCGGCGAGCCGCTGGCGGCAGCGGCCGACGAGTACGAGGAGTCCGGGACGCTGGTGGCCCTCGAGAACGCGATCGACCGCGCGTACTACGAGAACCTCTTCGAGGGCGTGACCACGGCGGGCGCCGGCCCGGGGTCGGCGTACGCGGAGTTCCTGCAGGCCGAGATCGACTTCCGGAACGCCCGGAACGCACTCCGTCTCGCACGCAGCGGCGCCGAGATCGATCCGGCGGAGTACTTCATCGAGGGTGGCACGCTGTTCACCCCCGAGCAGCTCTCCACGCTCTCGCGGAACCGCGACCAGCTGGTCGACGTCATCCGCGAGAGCCGGTACGGTGACGAGCTCTCGGCCGCACTCGACGAGTTGGCCGAGGTCGACAGCCTCATCGGCTTCGAGCAGGCCCTGGAAGGCGCGCTGCTGGAACACTCCCGCAACGCGGCCCACGCCCACCCGATGTCGGTCTGTCCGGTCATCGCCTTCGTGCTCGCGAAGGAGCGCGAGGCAGACAACATCCGTGCCATCGCCCGGGGCACCGAGGCGGGGCTCGACCCCGACGAGATCCGGGCGGAACTGGTGGTACGATGA
- a CDS encoding V-type ATP synthase subunit F has product MSTEIAVIGSPEFTTGFRLAGVRKFEDVPEAEKDERLDDAVETTLEDEGVGIIVMHDDDLDHLSRGTREAVETSVEPTLVTLGGGAGSGGLRDQIKRAIGIDLMDED; this is encoded by the coding sequence ATGAGCACTGAGATAGCCGTTATCGGTAGCCCGGAGTTCACGACCGGGTTCCGTCTCGCCGGCGTCCGGAAGTTCGAGGACGTTCCCGAGGCGGAGAAGGACGAGCGACTCGACGACGCCGTCGAGACGACGCTCGAAGACGAGGGAGTCGGCATCATCGTGATGCACGACGACGACCTCGACCACCTCTCGCGGGGGACCCGCGAGGCAGTCGAGACGAGCGTCGAACCGACGCTCGTGACACTCGGCGGTGGCGCTGGCAGCGGCGGGCTGCGCGACCAGATCAAACGAGCCATCGGGATCGACCTGATGGATGAGGACTAA
- a CDS encoding ATP synthase subunit A yields MSQATDVAAEERGQIESVSGPVVTAVDLDARMNDVVYVGDEGLMGEVIEIEGNVTTVQVYEETSGVGPGEPVVNTGEPLTVDLGPGMLDSIYDGVQRPLDVLEEKMGSAFLDRGVDAPGIDMEQTWAFEPEVEAGDEVEAGDIVGTVPETQTIDHKVMVPPDYEGGEVAEAESGDFTVQEPVVTLENGEEIQMHQEWPVREARPVHEKQTPTEPLISGQRILDGLFPLAKGGTAAIPGPFGSGKTVTQQSLAKFADADIVVYIGCGERGNEMTEVIEDFPELPDPQTGNPLMERTTLIANTSNMPVAARESCVYTGITIGEFYRDMGYDVALMADSTSRWAEAMREISSRLEEMPGEEGYPAYLAARLSQFYERAGYFENVNGSEGSISVIGAVSPPGGDFSEPVTQNTLRIVKTFWALDSDLAERRHFPAINWDESYSLYKDQLDEWFEENVAADWPERRQWAVDVLDEESELQEIVQLVGEDALPDDQRLTLEVARYIREGWLQQNAFIEVDQYCPPEKTFMMLGAIRTFNEEAFEALEAGVPIDEITSIDAAPKLNRIATTPDDEVEEHVEELTEQIETQLRELY; encoded by the coding sequence ATGAGTCAGGCAACAGACGTCGCCGCGGAAGAACGCGGCCAGATCGAGAGCGTGAGCGGTCCGGTCGTGACCGCCGTCGACCTCGACGCCCGAATGAACGACGTCGTCTACGTGGGCGACGAAGGGCTGATGGGCGAGGTTATCGAGATCGAAGGCAACGTCACGACGGTCCAAGTGTACGAAGAGACCTCCGGGGTCGGCCCCGGCGAACCCGTCGTCAACACGGGCGAGCCGCTGACGGTCGATCTGGGTCCGGGGATGCTCGACTCCATCTACGACGGCGTCCAGCGTCCGCTGGACGTCCTCGAGGAGAAGATGGGGTCGGCGTTCCTCGACCGCGGGGTCGACGCGCCGGGTATCGACATGGAGCAGACCTGGGCGTTCGAGCCCGAGGTCGAGGCAGGTGACGAGGTCGAGGCCGGCGACATCGTCGGCACCGTCCCCGAAACCCAGACCATCGACCACAAGGTCATGGTCCCGCCGGACTACGAGGGTGGCGAGGTCGCCGAGGCCGAATCCGGCGACTTCACCGTCCAGGAGCCGGTCGTTACGCTGGAGAACGGCGAGGAGATCCAGATGCACCAGGAGTGGCCGGTGCGTGAGGCCCGTCCGGTGCACGAGAAGCAGACGCCGACCGAGCCGCTGATCTCCGGTCAGCGTATCCTCGACGGCCTGTTCCCGCTCGCGAAGGGCGGGACGGCGGCCATCCCGGGTCCCTTCGGCTCCGGGAAGACCGTCACCCAGCAGAGCCTCGCGAAGTTCGCCGACGCCGACATCGTCGTCTACATCGGCTGTGGCGAGCGGGGCAACGAGATGACCGAAGTGATCGAGGACTTCCCGGAACTGCCCGACCCGCAGACCGGGAACCCGCTGATGGAGCGGACGACCCTGATCGCGAACACCTCGAACATGCCCGTGGCCGCACGCGAGTCGTGTGTGTACACCGGGATCACCATCGGGGAGTTCTACCGCGACATGGGCTACGACGTGGCGCTGATGGCCGACTCCACCTCCCGGTGGGCCGAGGCCATGCGCGAGATCTCCTCCCGACTGGAGGAGATGCCCGGCGAGGAGGGCTACCCCGCCTACCTCGCCGCGCGCCTCTCGCAGTTCTACGAGCGGGCCGGCTACTTCGAGAACGTCAACGGCAGCGAGGGCTCGATCTCCGTGATCGGCGCCGTCTCGCCGCCGGGCGGTGACTTCTCCGAGCCGGTCACGCAGAACACCCTGCGTATCGTCAAGACGTTCTGGGCGCTGGATTCGGACCTCGCGGAACGCCGGCACTTCCCGGCGATCAACTGGGACGAGTCCTACTCGCTCTACAAGGACCAGCTCGACGAGTGGTTCGAGGAGAACGTCGCCGCCGACTGGCCCGAGCGTCGCCAGTGGGCCGTCGACGTGCTCGACGAGGAGAGCGAACTGCAGGAGATCGTTCAGCTCGTCGGGGAGGACGCCCTGCCCGACGACCAGCGGCTGACCCTCGAGGTCGCCCGCTACATCCGTGAGGGCTGGCTCCAGCAGAACGCCTTCATCGAGGTGGACCAGTACTGTCCGCCCGAGAAGACGTTCATGATGCTCGGCGCCATCCGAACCTTCAACGAGGAGGCCTTCGAGGCGCTCGAAGCCGGCGTCCCGATCGACGAGATCACGTCCATCGACGCCGCGCCCAAGCTCAACCGCATCGCAACCACTCCCGACGACGAGGTCGAAGAACACGTCGAGGAGCTGACCGAGCAGATCGAAACCCAACTGCGGGAGCTCTACTGA